The Microbulbifer sp. YPW1 genome contains the following window.
TTTTGGTGGTTGAAGCGGGTAGAATCGGTGTTGATCCATTCAGACACCGGTTTCCTTTTATGGCTACTCGCTTAAATACGCAGTATTTCCCCATTGGTAAAATCTCCGCGGTGTTTTTATGCGGCCTGCTATCGACGCTTGCCAGGCCCACGCTGGGCGCGCCCTCCCAAACCAATGACTGCGTGATCCTGCTGCACGGACTGGCCAAATCCGAAAGTTCGATGGAAAAGCTGGAACGGGCCATCGACAAGGCAGGGTATATCGCGGTCAATGTGAATTACCCTTCGACCGATTTCCCCATCGAAAAGCTCGCCGGCCCGGCAATCGCCCCCGCCCTGGACGAATGCGCCCGGGCAACAGGCGATGACAATGCGCCAGCATCGCAGGTGCATTTTGTCACCCACTCGATGGGTGGCATTCTGGTGCGTCAGTACCTGAGCCGGGTGAATATTGAAAACCTGGGACGGGTGGTCATGCTGGGCCCACCCAATCAGGGCAGTGAAGTGGTGGACAAGCTGGGCAGTTTCCCCGGTTTCCACTTTATCTTCGGCGATGCGGGGCTGCAGCTCGGCAGCGGTAAAATGAGTGTTCCGAACACACTGGGAGGCGCGAATTTTGATGTCGGTATCATCGCCGGAACCAAAAGCATCAATCCGATCCTTTCCGGCATGCTTCCGGGCAAGGATGACGGAAAGGTCACCGTATCGCGCACACGCCTGCAAGGGATGCAAGATCACCTGGAAATGCCGGTCACCCACGTTTTCATGATGAAAAACCCAAAGGTCATCCGGCAGGTAATCCACTATCTCCAGCATGGCCGTTTCCAACGAGAGACGGAACAGCATAGCGGCGTATAGGCCAGGAAAGTCTACTGAACGCCTAAATCTGCCGGCAAAATGGCTGGCAGAACGACTAAACGACTATTAGCCCCTCCGCGAATCTACACTGGATGCCTTGATTGATCCTTTATCAGGGCTACCAGTGCGAATAAACCTGCTGCTCCGACATTCACTCTGCGCACCGCTGCTGGTGCAGCTACTATTGTGCGCCCTGCCCGCGGCTGCCGATACCAGCGTTAGCCACGCCCTGCGTGAAAGAGTGGAGCTTCATAGCGACAGCCCC
Protein-coding sequences here:
- a CDS encoding triacylglycerol lipase, translated to MVEAGRIGVDPFRHRFPFMATRLNTQYFPIGKISAVFLCGLLSTLARPTLGAPSQTNDCVILLHGLAKSESSMEKLERAIDKAGYIAVNVNYPSTDFPIEKLAGPAIAPALDECARATGDDNAPASQVHFVTHSMGGILVRQYLSRVNIENLGRVVMLGPPNQGSEVVDKLGSFPGFHFIFGDAGLQLGSGKMSVPNTLGGANFDVGIIAGTKSINPILSGMLPGKDDGKVTVSRTRLQGMQDHLEMPVTHVFMMKNPKVIRQVIHYLQHGRFQRETEQHSGV